One Helianthus annuus cultivar XRQ/B chromosome 12, HanXRQr2.0-SUNRISE, whole genome shotgun sequence genomic region harbors:
- the LOC110893573 gene encoding probable serine/threonine-protein kinase PIX13, with the protein MGNCIPCSASETTQATISVNHRSTNTKPSSTTGTSIGTSNAVGISDLKVYTYSDLKKCTRGFKSDMVLSVGWFGTVYKGWVDEKTLLPSKKWTGFTVAVKKLNHESVQGFQEWQSEVNFLGRLSHPNVVKLLGYCREDRDLLLVYEFMKKGSLENHLYGRGSAVQPLSWNLRLKIAIGAAQGLAFLHSSYDNVIYRDIKASNIFIKASNILLDRVRVLYNFFTFLLLLLYNIMHHFGLAKLGPPGRGSQGYAAPEYLATGHLYVQSDVYGFGVVLLELMMGLRALDPKRPGPQVNLVGWAKPLLPNRMKLKTIMDARMEGKYSSKGAIMLAQLILRCLEEEPRKRSAMKEVADILEQIYAIKVKT; encoded by the exons ATGGGAAACTGCATACCTTGTTCTGCTTCAGAAACCACCCAGGCAACCATCTCCGTCAATCATCGAAGCACCAACACCAAACCCTCTTCCACCACAG GGACATCAATTGGAACGAGTAATGCTGTGGGAATTTCGGACTTGAAGGTGTACACGTATTCGGATTTGAAGAAGTGTACTAGAGGTTTTAAGTCTGATATGGTTTTGAGTGTGGGGTGGTTTGGGACTGTGTATAAAGGTTGGGTGGATGAAAAGACTTTGTTGCCCTCCAAGAAATGGACTGGGTTTACGGTGGCTGTTAAGAAGTTGAATCATGAGAGTGTTCAAGGGTTTCAGGAATGGCAG TCCGAAGTGAACTTCTTGGGACGGCTTTCTCATCCTAACGTGGTGAAGCTTCTTGGGTACTGCAGGGAAGATAGAGACCTTCTACTTGTATACGAGTTTATGAAGAAGGGAAGCTTAGAAAACCATCTTTATGGAC GAGGATCTGCAGTTCAACCACTTTCTTGGAATTTACGGCTTAAAATAGCCATTGGTGCAGCTCAGGGACTAGCTTTTTTACACAGTTCATATGACAACGTCATTTACAGAGATATTAAGGCCTCTAATATATTTATTAAGGCCTCTAATATATTGCTCGATAGGGTGAGAGTTTTATATAACTTTTTTACCTTCCTACTTTTGCTTCTATATAATATAATGCATC ATTTTGGGTTGGCGAAACTAGGTCCTCCAGGACGAGGGTCACAGGGCTATGCTGCTCCTGAGTACCTTGCTACAG GCCATTTGTACGTACAGAGTGACGTGTATGGATTTGGGGTTGTGCTACTTGAACTGATGATGGGTCTACGAGCACTTGACCCAAAAAGGCCCGGCCCACAGGTTAACCTGGTCGGGTGGGCCAAACCGTTGCTCCCAAACaggatgaagttaaaaacaataATGGATGCAAGGATGGAAGGCAAATACTCAAGTAAAGGTGCAATAATGCTTGCTCAACTCATCCTTCGTTGCCTAGAAGAGGAACCACGAAAACGGTCCGCCATGAAAGAAGTGGCGGATATTTTGGAGCAGATATATGCTATCAAGGTCAAAACCTAA